From Ictidomys tridecemlineatus isolate mIctTri1 chromosome 2, mIctTri1.hap1, whole genome shotgun sequence, the proteins below share one genomic window:
- the LOC101964885 gene encoding diphthamide biosynthesis protein 3-like, with product MMVFQVEIEGFQYDEDSKTYFYPCPCGNNFSITKDQFLCGETVSGPSINK from the exons ATGATGGTCTTTCAGGTGGAGATTGAGGGTTTCCAATATGATGAGGACTCCAAAACATATTTCTACCCCTGTCCCTGTGGGAATAACttttccatcaccaa AGATCAATTTCTGTGTGGAGAAACAGTCTCAGGTCCTTCAATCAACAAATAA